The following coding sequences are from one Biomphalaria glabrata chromosome 8, xgBioGlab47.1, whole genome shotgun sequence window:
- the LOC106078123 gene encoding neuronal acetylcholine receptor subunit alpha-6-like, translated as MDEIIAWDPNKYNGEQTIHPYPGSVWRPRVILMNTLDKRDVFADDMAPFLVKSSGLVMWAPGSLFTVSCELVMDNYPFDEHNCSIVMKSMTYTYNQLRFTNLQKPVITKYFSNTTEWDLKAIQFDIPTNLRADTNAEFCISMSLRRRPYFLLFNVVLPVVFLSFLNILVFAIPGNSGEKISYGITVLLALSVFLSTVGGMLPRTGTVPKLTTYLFTLLIISTLTVVDSIIIVFIHHMEEKEQQHQKAKSNFLRALNRFTAVRRVVSPGITSPKKQDLSEKTQGGHTATPDSKKPNSDDSNGHLKGHSKNGYKVIGNHMDLVSFIVFLVIWLAVTINFVVNIATK; from the exons ATGGATGAG ATCATTGCCTGGGATCCGAACAAATACAACGGAGAACAAACTATTCACCCGTACCCTGGATCAGTCTGGAGACCAAGAGTTATTTTGATGAACACTTTAGACAAGAGAGATGTGTTTGCTGACGACATGGC GCCATTTCTGGTCAAGAGCAGCGGTCTTGTGATGTGGGCGCCAGGGAGCCTGTTTACAGTTTCCTGTGAGCTTGTCATGGACAACTATCCATTTGATGAACATAATTGTTCAATAGTG ATGAAGTCTATGACCTATACATACAACCAGTTGAGATTCACTAACCTTCAGAAACCTGTCATCACTAAATACTTCAGCAACACTACCGAATGGGATCTAAAAGCCATCCAGTTTGACATCCCGACCAATTTAAGAGCGGATACTAATGCAGAGTTCTGT ATCAGTATGTCTTTAAGGAGACGGCCATATTTTCTACTTTTCAATGTCGTACTTCCGGTCGTTTTCTTGtcctttctgaatattttagtCTTCGCCATTCCCGGAAATTCAGGGGAGAAAATCTCTTACG GTATTACGGTCCTTCTGGCATTGTCTGTCTTCCTGAGCACGGTTGGCGGGATGCTGCCAAGGACCGGCACAGTTCCCAAGCTCACCACCTACCTGTTCACTCTGCTCATCATCTCCACCCTCACTGTTGTGGACAGCATCATTATTGTTTTCATTCACCATATGGAAGAG AAAGAACAACAACACCAGAAAGCCAAAAGTAACTTTCTAAGGGCATTAAACCGATTTACAGCTGTAAGACGAGTGGTCTCCCCTGGAATTACCTCACCCAAAAAACAAGATCTAAGTGAAAAAACACAAGGTGGCCACACGGCCACACCAGACAGCAAGAAACCAAACAGTGACGATAGCAATGGACATTTAAAAGGCCACAGCAAAAATGGATACAAAGTCATTGGTAACCACATGGACCTGGTATCCTTTATCGTGTTCCTAGTGATCTGGTTAGCTGTAACAATTAATTTTGTAGTCAACATAGCTACGAAATAA